Part of the Ornithorhynchus anatinus isolate Pmale09 chromosome X3, mOrnAna1.pri.v4, whole genome shotgun sequence genome, atctcctgattcctggtcccctgctctttctctgAGGCCATATCTGAAATTCAAATGGATTCACCTTTAGGGATTGTTTCTTGAGGGATTTCCCTTCAGTCGCTCAGCTCTGGGATATCTGAAATTCAGGTTGATTAAAGTCTAGGGACAGAATtcctccagggctcagaacaggcaCAGACTCAGAGATTATACGAATCACAGGGGTCCCtctaggcgctcgataaatatcattaccACAGActactcctatctgtaatttatgctagtgtctgtctcctcctgtaagctccttgtgagcagggaccaagCCTCCcagttctattgtgctctcctaagcgtttagcacaattttctgcacacagtgagtgctcaaaaaatacaagggAAACACTGAGTTCAAGGCTGAACCATTATCTTGTGGAGACTGTGAATCCAGGGTCTGAAATCAACTCCTGAAAGGCCAAAAAAAGCAAAGGAGAAAAGGCAAAGGAGAATGTCAAGTTCTTAAGAGGTTATGATGACTGATGACAAAGGGATAGAGCAATAAAGCCCGGCGTTCGTGGAGGACCTGCCATCACAGTGAGTGTTTTCTCTCCTCATTGGAAGGATTTTTAAGttgacataatgataatagtaaaaaccatggcatttgttgagtgcttactatgtgtgcttacactgttctaagccctggggaagatacaaggtcgtcggttcagacacagtccctctcccacccagggctcccgatctaagtaggaaagaggacaagtacagaatctctattttacacatgaggtcactgaggcacagagaagttaagtgacttgccgagacctggacccaggtcttctgactttccgACCTGTGCTTTTCCACTCGGCAAAGCTACTCTTCTGTCTGAAAAAGGTCTGCTTAAGTCATACACCCCTGGAAAGCCTCCAAACTTTGAAAATTGCCTCAGGGCTAAGTTAGGAGAGGAGTCAGGGTCAAGGGTGGATGGGGATTTGGGTGATGACTGAGGTTAGGATTAAGGGGAGGTGTCAGTGAGTGGCTTCATCGATTGCTGGGAGGTTCACGATTAAATGCTAGCCAACATTTTAAGGATGAATAAGAGGCCTTCGcggattaagctctctttttcccttctccctcttcctctgggttgtctatgcacttggatccgtggACCTTtaggcagttgatattcaccccatcctcagtcccatatctgtaatatatggatttatattaatgtctttctcccctcccttgactctaagctctttgtggaaagggaacgtgtctactatctctgttgaaATATATTCTCCCGACcacttagtactcaataaataccactgattgattgattgatgattttaAGGCCATGAGAGATGGCGGCATATTTGTCAATGTTCCAGTGTctacctccttttcttttttttatggtattcgttaggcattTACTTTGCGTGTTTTCTTTAAACACCCCAATatgcttccctttattcatccccccatcccagccccacagcactgaatttcatatctgtaattggtttatttatattaatgtctgtgttcccctctggacagtaagctcatcgtgggcagggaatgtgtccgcttattgttgtgtcatactctcccaagcatttagtacagtgttctgcgcacagcaagcgctcagtaaatatgattactgAGTCTTACTGTTAATGTACGCTCTCTAAGATAGGGACacctagactcccaggcccgctgtaGGTCCAGAAGAAAGAACGCAGCTCTGGAAATCCAATAGCAGGATGCTATAGCTGCTAATAAAATAacgctaataaaaataatgacataatgtgccgagcactggtttaagcactggggtaaatacaagataatcagactggccacagtccgtgtcccacatggggctcacagtctgagtgacaAGGTGGTACAAGGTACTgaaccccagttttacagatgaggaaactgtggcacagagaagtgaattgacttgccccaggtcagccaccaggtaaatggcagagtcgggaatggaGCCAGCCTGCCGAAGCTGTACCTTTAGTAGTCAGGTTTCCTGGCCAACGAACCACCTCGGGTCTTCTGTGAATAGGAGTGAGTCTTAATGGTACTCTcacccaaagcagcatggcctcgaagAAAGatcgtgggtctgggaatcagaggacccgagttctgatccTGTACATGCCACTTGCTTGATGTTTGAccccggtcaagtcacttcatttctcagttcctcagtttcctcagctataaagtagggttttaatacctgttctccctcatacggAGACTGGAACCCCCATGTGGCACCGGGAttgcgtccgatctgattgtcatgtttctaccacagagcttagaacaggtcttggcacatagtaagcggttaacaaccatcatttttttaaaaaatgaaattcctTAAAGTTCACAGTCTGGCTCCTTTTCCCATCTCTATGTTTTAGCTCAAACTGATAAAGAAAAGGCATGGGGAGAAGTAATGCTACATCAGCGGTGACAGATTTCATTCTACTGGGCCTCTTCGCAGAGTTTGGATATCCAGGCTTCCTTATCTCCATCGCCCTCCTGACCTACGTCGTCGCCCTCGTGGGAAACGCGGTCCTGATCCTCCTGATCTTGGCGGACTTCCggctccacacccccatgtacttcctGCTCAGCCAGCTCTCCCTCATGGACGCCACCTTGATCTCCACCACCGTCCCCAAGATGGCCACCAACTTTTCCTTAAGGACAAGGGCCATTTCAGGAGTGGGCTGTGGAGCTCAGATCTTCTTCTCCCTGACCGTAGGGGGAGCCGAGTGCCTCCTGCTGACCCTCATGTCCTACGACCGCTACGTGGCCGTCTGTCACCCCCTACGTTACCTGGTCCTCGTGAGCCATCAAGTCTGCCTGCGGATGATCCTCGGATCCTGGATAGGGGGCATTGCGAATGCCCTGGTCCTAACCGTTTCCACTATGCAAGTCCCGATATGTCAGCCCAGGGTGCTCCACCATTTCTTCTGTGAGATCCCCGCCATCCTGAAGCTCTCCTGCGAGAATACCTCAGCCTACCAGCTGACTGTCTTTGTCCTGGGCATCGTGTTTATGCTCACCCCTTTCTCGCTCATCGTGGCCTCCTATGCCttcatcttcctctccatcctgcgCATGGACTCCCGGGAGGGGCGGAAGAAAGCCCTGGCCACCTGTTCTTCTCACCTCACCGTGGTCACCCTCTACTTCGGTCCCACCATGTTCATCTACATGAGGCCGGACTCCTTCCGCAGGCCCGAGCAGAACCAGGCTCTCTCCGTGTTCCCCACCATCCTCACCCCAGCTctgaaccccctcatctacagtCTGAGGAACAAGGAGGTGTTGGGGGCTATGACCAAAGTCTTTTTAAGACGGTCTGAATCGGGGTAAAATAGAAATATGTTGTGGTTATCGCAGAGCTCGCCTAGGGACCAGGGACCCTGGGACCGGGATCACATGCCGGAACCTTCTCGGACCAGTCGCGTCTTGTAGCCGTCACTAAAGAGATCCTTGCTAATGTCCTCACGACCGCGTTTGAGACTTGAGTCCATAAGGCTCTCATGAAACAAATCTGAATGCAGGAAGTACCGGGGAGAAATGCCAGTTATTTTTCCTGAGTTGGAATGTCAAGTCAACACCACCGTCCCTTCATCCATCTTCACCACTGATGGGTGTATGTACGTATATCGTCCTTAGCACACCCCGAACCGTGAATACTCTTGATacgctgctttgcacacagtaagcgttcaataaacaccattgattgatatggataTCCGTCCATTCGATGTCTCTGTTTTGACCATTCAAttggcaattttttttaatgtttgccccccccggccccggcccaatTACAGCATACCTCCTTGCAAGTAGGATGATCAGTGAGAAAATCGATTCGCTAGTACGGCCGCGATACGAATCAATGTCCAGGAGGCTGGAACCCAGCGAGGGAAGGTGAGGCACCTACCGGGGATGCCTCTTGAGAAGGTCGTTGtacagcagggaacgtgtctaccgaatctgttacaatatactctcccaagtgcttagtacagtgctctagtgctcagtaaacaccatttttgattggttgactgagaaAAACAGTAGGTAGAG contains:
- the LOC100089149 gene encoding olfactory receptor 2T27-like gives rise to the protein MGRSNATSAVTDFILLGLFAEFGYPGFLISIALLTYVVALVGNAVLILLILADFRLHTPMYFLLSQLSLMDATLISTTVPKMATNFSLRTRAISGVGCGAQIFFSLTVGGAECLLLTLMSYDRYVAVCHPLRYLVLVSHQVCLRMILGSWIGGIANALVLTVSTMQVPICQPRVLHHFFCEIPAILKLSCENTSAYQLTVFVLGIVFMLTPFSLIVASYAFIFLSILRMDSREGRKKALATCSSHLTVVTLYFGPTMFIYMRPDSFRRPEQNQALSVFPTILTPALNPLIYSLRNKEVLGAMTKVFLRRSESGKYRGEMPVIFPELECQVNTTVPSSIFTTDGCMYVYQNEQRELKKIATFQGTRLIRSEGNQQAGGRLEKQLQGALAGSTCRIKISIFPSPGRKVSSPLKNLLGRRDPQHTRTLLHSVYCCETPAGFVEEKLPRLCVFELAYQR